The following coding sequences are from one Sesamum indicum cultivar Zhongzhi No. 13 linkage group LG11, S_indicum_v1.0, whole genome shotgun sequence window:
- the LOC105173896 gene encoding protein CHLOROPLAST IMPORT APPARATUS 2-like, with translation MSSCLSGGGRAYRLDSLDLEIIKSPSTSWISNSSSPSSTLSESSNCPLAISTRKPRTPRKRPNQTYNEAAALLSTAYPKIFPTKHLTKFTKPHNSKNPFSLEPSDLLMIPFPTIDNSEFLLRRPHFAKEFNLFEKPCLSPGEINSSSEICDEYQDDIDAESILDEEIGEGIDSIIGKNEPVTDDMNSHNAMNNCCYGYPVGLGFEFGYGVRRELRAMRNVDEGDWWRFPSVNVADIAPTTSKIPAEKKKKKVAELVKNSEPAKEKPISTLIRSNKEINSAGKDHHKEESCVPQQNGGGLLLKLNYDGVLNAWSDKGSPFSGDAPGAESAAAGTDVQARLAQIDLFSENGGVREASVLRYKEKRRTRLFSKKIRYQVRKVNADRRPRMKGRFVRTPNSPDD, from the exons ATGTCTTCTTGTCTGAGTGGAGGTGGGAGAGCATACAGATTAGACTCCCTAGACTTAGAGATCATCAAATCCCCATCAACTTCTTGGATTTCAAACTCATCCTCTCCATCCTCCACTCTCTCTGAATCCAGCAACTGCCCTCTTGCAATCTCCACAAGAAAGCCCCGCACGCCCCGCAAACGGCCTAATCAAACTTACAATGAAGCTGCCGCCCTCCTCTCCACAGCCTACCCCAAGATTTTCCCCACCAAACACCTCACAAAGTTCACAAAACCACACAACAGCAAGAACCCTTTCTCACTTGAGCCCTCAGACTTGCTCATGATTCCTTTCCCAACGATCGATAACTCTGAATTCTTGCTACGCCGACCCCATTTCGCCAAAGAGTTCAATCTGTTCGAGAAACCGTGTCTTAGTCCGGGCGAGATCAATTCGTCGTCTGAAATCTGCGACGAGTATCAAGATGACATCGATGCAGAGTCGATACTGGATGAGGAAATTGGAGAGGGAATCGACAGCATCATAGGGAAGAACGAGCCCGTCACCGACGACATGAATTCTCATAACGCAATGAACAATTGTTGTTATGGTTACCCTGTTGGCCTAGGATTTGAATTCGGGTATGGGGTGAGAAGGGAGTTGAGAGCAATGAGAAACGTCGATGAGGGTGACTGGTGGAGGTTTCCTAGTGTGAATGTGGCTGATATTGCTCCGACGACAAGCAAGATTCCGgcggagaagaagaagaagaaggtggCGGAGTTGGTCAAGAACTCGGAACCAGCTAAGGAGAAGCCGATTTCGACACTGATTAGATCAAACAAGGAGATTAATTCAGCGGGTAAAGATCATCATAAAGAGGAGTCGTGTGTTCCTCAACAGAATGGTGGTGGGCTGCTCTTGAAATTGAACTACGACGGCGTCTTGAACGCGTGGTCCGATAAGGGTTCTCCGTTCTCCGGCGACGCTCCGGGGGCTGAGTCCGCCGCCGCCGGCACTGATGTCCAA GCGAGGTTGGCGCAGATAGACCTGTTCTCGGAGAACGGAGGTGTGAGAGAG GCTAGCGTGCTACGCTACAAGGAAAAACGGCGTACCCGCCTCTTCTCTAAGAAAATCAGGTACCAGGTCCGCAAAGTCAACGCTGATCGACGGCCCAGAATGAAG GGACGATTTGTCAGAACACCAAACTCACCCGAcgattag